The Punica granatum isolate Tunisia-2019 chromosome 4, ASM765513v2, whole genome shotgun sequence genome has a window encoding:
- the LOC116203533 gene encoding nucleoside diphosphate kinase 1-like has product MEQTFIMIKPDGVQRGLVGEIIKTFEQKGFYLRGMKLVNVERPFAEKHYEDLSSKPFFEGLVEYIISGPVVAMVWEGKNVVATGRKVIGATNPSASDPGTIRGSFAVEIGRNVIHGSDSVESAKKEIALWFPDGTVNWQSSLHPWIYE; this is encoded by the exons ATGGAGCAGACTTTCATCATGATCAAACCTGATGGTGTTCAGAGAGGCTTG GTCGGGGAGATCATCAAGACGTTTGAGCAAAAGGGTTTCTACTTGAGAG GAATGAAGCTCGTGAATGTCGAGCGCCCTTTCGCCGAAAAACACTACGAGGACTTGTCCTCAAAACCCTTCTTTGAGGGCTTAGTCGAGTACATAATCTCCGGGCCTGTTGTTGCCATGGTGTGGGAAGGCAAGAATGTTGTTGCCACTGGGCGGAAGGTTATTGGAGCTACCAACCCGTCGGCTTCAGATCCCGGCACTATTCGTGGCAGCTTTGCGGTTGAGATAGGAAG GAATGTGATTCATGGAAGTGATTCAGTTGAGAGTGCCAAGAAAGAAATAGCACTGTGGTTCCCTGATGGCACCGTGAACTGGCAGAGCAGCCTCCATCCCTGGATATATGAGTAA
- the LOC116203532 gene encoding peptide methionine sulfoxide reductase A1-like, protein MLNSVAIAASSSSSSSSASLSLLIPSISLSRTFLFPLPSRLPSASKPRPFPTTARPISSYRPPMNILNKLGFGTRAPDPSSMDSSIAQGPDDDVPAPGQQFAQFGAGCFWGVELAFQRVPGVTKTEVGYTQGFLHKPTYEDVCTGTTNHSEVVRVQYDPQKCSYDALLDAFWARHDPTTPNRQGNDVGTQYRSGIYYYTPEQEKAAKESMEKQQKLLNRKIVTEILPAKKFYRAEEYHQQYLEKGGRFGFKQSATKGCNDPIRCYG, encoded by the exons ATGCTCAACTCTGTAGCAATAGCAgcgtcatcttcttcttcttcttcttctgcttctctctctcttctcatcCCTTCCATTTCCCTCTCTAGAACCTTCCTCTTTCCTCTCCCCTCTCGCCTCCCCTCCGCCTCCAAGCCCCGCCCTTTCCCCACAACCGCCCGGCCCATCTCCTCCTACAGGCCCCCCATGAATATCCTCAACAAGCTCGGCTTCGGGACCCGGGCGCCCGACCCCTCTTCCATGGATTCTTCCATCGCCCAGGGCCCCGACGACGACGTCCCGGCCCCCGGCCAGCAGTTCGCCCAGTTCGGCGCCGGATGCTTCTGGGGCGTTGAATTGGCTTTCCAGAGGGTGCCCGGCGTGACCAAGACCGAGGTTGGGTACACTCAAGGGTTCCTCCACAAACCCACCTATGAGGACGTCTGCACCGGGACCACCAACCACTCCGAGGTCGTCAGGGTTCAGTACGATCCCCAGAAGTGCAGCTACGACGCCCTCCTCGATGCCTTCTGGGCTCGCCATGACCCCACCACCCCCAATCGCCAG GGGAATGATGTGGGGACTCAGTACCGATCCGGGATATACTATTACACGCCTGAACAGGAGAAGGCAGCGAAGGAGTCCATGGAGAAACAGCAGAAGCTCTTGAACAGGAAGATCGTTACTGAGATTCTTCCTGCCAAGAAGTTCTACAGAGCCGAAGAATACCACCAGCAGTACCTGGAGAAGGGAGGCCGATTTGGTTTCAAGCAATCTGCCACTAAGGGATGCAACGACCCCATCCGGTGCTATGGGTAG
- the LOC116203534 gene encoding putative glycine-rich cell wall structural protein 1 — MLPIYQASQPLTSITQLIRLFFCSRQSNQKMHSCLIFLLFWLSFSSSRYSSAAGRISNLEYHSRDKNPPSVANASPTTGASGSGHGPDWDYNWGWGSSPGTGWGYGSGSGRSPTGYGRGFGWGFGVGTGSGWGSGYGSGSGGAHGGGYGHGSRSGGGYGGGGTNRGTGNSGGRGRGRGRGMDNQDHG, encoded by the coding sequence ATGCTACCAATCTATCAAGCCAGCCAGCCACTTACATCGATCACACAACTAATTAGGCTTTTCTTTTGCAGTAGACAATCAAATCAAAAGATGCATTCTTGTCTCATTTTCCTACTCTTCTGGTTATCCTTCTCGTCTTCCAGGTACAGCTCGGCCGCCGGTAGAATAAGCAACTTGGAATATCATTCCCGCGATAAGAATCCCCCTAGTGTCGCAAATGCCAGCCCGACCACCGGTGCCTCCGGCTCGGGCCACGGGCCCGACTGGGACTACAACTGGGGTTGGGGCTCAAGTCCAGGAACTGGCTGGGGTTATGGTTCGGGGTCGGGCCGGTCGCCAACCGGGTATGGGAGGGGATTCGGCTGGGGTTTCGGGGTAGGAACCGGCTCGGGTTGGGGTTCTGGCTATGGTTCAGGGAGTGGCGGTGCACATGGCGGTGGCTATGGACACGGAAGCAGGTCAGGAGGAGGATATGGTGGTGGAGGGACGAATAGAGGAACCGGCAATTCTGGTGGCCGTGGCCGTGGCCGTGGCCGTGGAATGGATAACCAGGACCATGGTTGA